The window GAGCCGATGAAATAGGCGCCATAGAAAGCAGAGCCTATTAATTGCGACTGTAATTGAGTGAGCTCGAAATGGGTTTTACAGAAAGGAATCAAGATACTATTAGAAGCAGCAATGAATCCCCAAAAGAAGAATACGGTAACGAGTGTAGTTAGCGCGCCCTTGTTGGTTTCTTGGGTAGCAATGTTCATGGCGATCGTTGGTTTGATTTTGAATGCTGAAAGTATAAAAAATTATGCTATGAAAATTTTTATCCTTCCATTGCAAGTAATTGTTTTTCATCCTATCTTGACACCTGTAGCTGGTTTTTCCCCTAAACATTCATTATGGAAATTGTACACATCAGTGCAGAAGCATATCCCATGGCAAAAGCAGGTGGCTTGGGCGATGTGGTAGGTGCTTTGCCAAAGTACCAGACAAAAGCAGGGCATGTGGCCAAAGTAGTGATGCCCATGTATCGTACTAAATTCTTGTACGATAACCAGTGGGATGTAGACTTTAAAGGAAAAGCCTGGCTGGGCGACTGGCAATTTGATTTCACCATAATCAAACTCTCGAGTAAGGATCTTGGGTATGATTTATTTCTGGTAGATATCAATGGGCTGCTCGATAGACAAAAAGTATATGGCTATGATGATGATGCCGAAAGATTCACGGCTTTTCAGATAGCTGTACTGCAATGGATGGTGCAGTGGCAGCATGTTCCGGATATTGTGCACTGTCATGATCATCATACAGGCCTGATTCCTTTTATGATGAAACACTGTTATGCTTACAGAAATAAGTTAAGCAATGTGCCCAGCGTGCTTACCATCCATAATGCACAATACCAGGGTTGGATGGGCTGGGATAAAAGCAAGTACATACCTGAGTGGGATAGCTGGCGCTGGGGCGATCTGGACTGGGCCAATAGTATCAACCCACTTGCTAGTGCGATTAAATGTGCCTGGCGTGTTACTACGGTTAGCCAGAGCTATATGGATGAACTTCGTTACAACAGCAATGGATTAGAGGCTTTGTTTGAGTATGAAAAGGGGAAGTGCAGCGGTATTCTGAACGGTATTGATTATGATGTCTGGAATCCGGCAGATGATAAATATTTGACGACACATTACGATACCAATAGTATTCAGAAAGGTAAACAGGCCAATAAAGAGCAGCTCTGCGAGCGCTTCCGATTGGATGCATCCAAGCCTTTGTTTGTATTTATTGGCAGACTTGTTGGAGAAAAAGCTGCTGAAATACTGCCCGATACCATTGCGACAGCCATTCATCAAAGTGCAGGGGCGGGACAGTTTCTGGTGCTGGGCAGTGGTGACCCAACTGTAGAAAGACAGCTGAATGACCTGAAGTTCGATTCATTTGTTGCACAGCACTATAATTGCTATATTGGATACGACGAAGCGCTAAGCCATGTGATGTATGCCGGGGCTGATTTTCTACTCATGCCCAGTCGAGTGGAGCCATGTGGCTTAAATCAAATGTATGCACTCCGTTATGGTACAGTACCCATGGTGAGAAGTACCGGAGGTTTACAAGATACAGTAGTGGATATGGGTGATTGGGAAGGCTTTGGTATTCGTTTTACACATGCTACAACCAGCGACCTCCTCCATGCAATTGGTAGGGCTTTGGAAGTGTATGGCGATAAAGAACAAATGGATAGAATGCGTCAGTACATGATGCAGATTGATCACAGCTGGGAAAGCTCAGTTAATGCTTACCTGCAGTTGTATCAATCCTTAAAAGCTTAAATAGTTTTTCAAATCATATAACAGGATATTATGCAGAATATTTCAAGTCAGGTACTAGCAGTGATTTTGGGTGGAGGAGCAGGTACTCGTTTGTACCCACTTACCGCAAGCAGATCCAAGCCGGCTGTTCCGATTGCCGGTAAATATCGTTTGGTGGATATCCCCATCAGCAACTGTATCAACTCCAACATCAACAGGATGTTCGTCTTGACGCAGTTCAACTCTGCTTCACTCAATAAGCACATTAAGAATACGTATCAGTTTTCCGTATTCAGCTCGGGTTTTGTTGACATCCTTGCTGCTGAGCAAACACCTGATAATCCAGGTTGGTTTCAGGGCACCGCTGATGCAGTAAGACAATCTCTTCGCCATATTTCTAATCTGGATTTTGAGTATGTACTCATTCTGAGTGGTGATCAGTTGTATCAGATGGATTTCACAGACATGCTGGCCGCACACAAAGAAAAGGGAGCTGATATCAGTATCGCTACTATTCCGGTAGGCGACAGAGATGCGCCTGAATTTGGTATCATGAAAACAGATGAAGCCAATAATATCACTGCATTCGTAGAAAAACCAAAGAAAGAAGTGCTTGGCGAGTGGGTCAGTGATACTGGTGCAGAAATGAAGGCACAGGGGCGTCATTACCTGGCATCTATGGGTATTTACATCTTCAATAAGCAAGTGCTGAAAAACCTCTTGTTGGAAGTACACCCGAATGCAACAGATTTTGGTAAAGAAATCATTCCTAACTCTATTGAAAGCGGTAGGGTTGTTAGCTTCCAGTATGATGGTTATTGGACAGATATCGGTAATATCTATTCTTTCTATGAAGCCAACCTGGCACTGACTGATGAGATTCCTCCATTCAACCTGTTCGATAATAATAAGCTCGTGTACAGCCGTGCACGTATGTTGCCTCCGGCCAAAATAAGTGGTACTACTTTAGAAAGGACAGTCATTGCTGATGGCTGTATCATTCATGCTTCCAGACTGGAGAATTGCGTAGTAGGTATTCGCTCCAGAATTGGTCATGGTACAACGGTTGTAAGCACCTATATCATGGGTAACGATTATTACGAAACCATAGAGCAAATGGCTGAGAATGTGAGTAAGGGTAAACCGAAAATCGGTATCGGTGAGCGCTGCTATATCAAAGATGCGATTCTGGATAAGAATTGTCGTATTGGTAATGATGTTCGCATCAACGGCGGTAAGCACTTGGAAAACACAGATCATGCCCTTTATGCCATTAAAGATGGTATTGTTGTAGTGAAGAAAGGAGCAGTACTTCCGGACGGTTTTGTGATCTAATCACACACCCAAAAAACTAATTAAGCATCTCGTAAGGGATGCTTTTTTATTGTACTTTTAGACATCATGTAATTTGTACATATTCAATCGATTGCTATGGCCCTTGGACAAGCCCCCAATAACACTTCATCCGCCAATAAACCCCTCTTAAGTTTCTGGCAGATTTGGAATATCAGTTTCGGTTTCTTAGGTGTTCAGATTGGTTATTCTTTGCAGAATGCCAATACCAGTCGTATCCTCTCCGCTTTGGATGCTGATCCGCATCACCTGAGTTTGTTCTGGCTGGCAGCTCCCTTAGCCGGATTGATTGTCCAGCCAATTGTTGGTTTGTCCAGCGATAAAACCTGGACCAAGCTTGGCCGTAGAATTCCGTTTATTCTGGGCGGTGCCATTGTCTCAGCAGGAGCCATGTTCTTTATGCCCAATTCAGAACACTTTGCCGCTTTACTGGCTCCATTGATCTTTGGCGCCACCATGTTATTGCTCATGGATACTTCTTTCAATGTAACCATGCAGCCTTTCCGTGCTTTGGTAAGCGATATGGTACCAGATAGCCAGCGAAACAAAGGCTATTCTATTCAAAGCTTTTTGATCAATGCCGGTGCAGTAGTGGGTTCACTCTTGCCGTTTATTTTAACCAGCATCGGTGTAGCCAATGAGCCTGCTGAAGGACAGAAAGTGGCACCTACGGTTATTTGGTCGTTTTACTTTGGTGGTGCTGTATTGTTGTTAAGTGTGTTGTGGACATCCTTCCGTACCAAAGAATATCCTCCCGAAGAATATGCGAAGTACAATAACATCTCAACAGAGCAGGAAGAGAAGAAAAGCTTTATGCAATTGCTTGCCAATATTCCCACAGCTATGTGGCAATTGGCAGTAACCCAATTTTTCTCTTGGTTTTCTTTATTCCTGATGTGGGTGTATACTACGCAAGGTATTGCACAGCATATCTGGGGTGTAACGGATCCAAAATCAAAAGAATTCAACGAAGCAGGTAACTGGACAGGTGTGATCTTTGCAGCCTACAGTGTATTTGCGGCTTTGTACTCTTTGGTCTTAACACCGCTTGCGGATAAGTTTGGCAGAAAAAATACTTATGCGGTGTCTTTGCTGGCAGGTGGTTTGGGATTGATTTCTATGGTATTTATTGAAGACAAGAATCTCCACTTTCTTGCAATGGTAGGTGTTGGCGTGGCTTGGGCGGCTATTCTGGCCATGCCTTATGCTATTTTATCTTCATCGTTGCCCGCAAAGCAAACCGGTGTATACATGGGGATATTTAATATCACCATTACTGTTCCACAGATAGCTGCAGGGTTATTAGGTGGTGTGGCATTGAGTTTATTGAACGAACAAGCCATTAACGTGATTGGTTTGTCTGGTGTGTCTATGTTGCTGGCAGGCATTTTTGCAAAACTTGTAATCAAATCTGAGTAATAACTTTGTATAGCAGTCCCCCGGCTTCACTTAAACCCATAATCATGAAAAAAATTCTCTTTTCTGTTTTAATGCTGACCGGTGCTTATACTTCGCAGGCACAAGATTTTGATGTTATCATAGCAGGCTCTAAGCCTGATGCAAACAAGTATCTGGAAGGGTACCTAAGACCATTCGGTGAAGGCCAGATTTATAACATGGCTCGTGGCTGGAGCAGTACAGCAAAAGCCCATAAATTTCTAGGATTTGATATCTCAGTTAATATGCAGGCGGCAATTGTGCCGGATAAGTTGCAGACATTTAATTTCCGCAACAGCGATTATTCTACCTTCTCTTTAGCAGGAGGAGCTACGAGTACAAATCTGCCTACTTTCCTTGGTGGTAAAACAACACAGGATATCAATGTAACCACTACTATAAACGGTCAAACAGCCAGAACAACTTTTCGTGCGCCAGACGGTATTGGTCAGGATATGAAAGATGCTATTGGCTTTGTAGCAGTGCCTCTTCCTGTGGCACAGGTTGGTATTGGATTTATTAAGAATACTGATATCAAAGTGCGCTACTTTCCACAAACCAGTTTTGATGGGGTAAAAGTAGGTGTGTTTGGTGTGGGTTTGCAACATGAGTTTTCTTATTTGCCGATTATTAAAAAAGCACCATTCCTGCGCTTGGCTGGTTTATTGGCCTACAATAAAGTAAGCTCAGAGTATGATTTGTCTGATGGTGGATTATCTGGTAGTAATCAACGTGCGCAAGTAGATATTTCAGCTTTAACTATTCAGGGTATGGCTTCTGTGAAGTTTCTGATTTTTGAAGTATATGCTTCAGCCGGCTTTATTGCTGGTAACAGCAATATTGGAATTAAAGGAAGTTATACGGCAACTTATACTGGTCCGCCACCAGCTAACTTACCTGTTACATCAACCATTGTGGATCCTGTGGATTTGAAGTATACCCAAAGTGGGTTTACCAATACTTGGGGGCTTCGACTTAACCTCGCATTCTTGAAAGTGTATGCCGATTATACTTTTGCAAAGTACAATGGAGCAGGCGCTGGTATTGCATTGAGTATTCGTTAAAAACAATCATATGTTAGGGAAAAGAGCAGGCATTATCTTGTTGGCATGTTTGCTAACAGGGGGGCTGTATGCCCAAATCAGTGTATATCCAACCAATTGGTGGGTGGGTATGAAGTGGAATAAAGTGCAGTTGCTAATCAAAGGCAGCAGTAAAGATTTTGCCGCTTCCAAATTTAGTGTGAATTATCCCGGTGTGCAATTGAATAAAGTATACCAACTGGATAATCCATTGTATATCGCAGCGGATATTACGATTAGTCCTGCTGCAAAACCGGGAATAGTGAATCTGGAGTTTGCCGGTAAACAAGGCAAGCAAACTGTTTCGTGGGAGTTGAAACCACGCCGTGCAGGTAAGGGAACAGCATTTGCGCAAGGTGTACAACAGAAAGATTTTGTTTACCTCATCATGCCCGATCGTTTCCGTAATGGAGACTATAGTAATGATCGTATTGCTGGCTTGCGCGATCAAACCCTGAATCGTGATTCTGTGTATCACAGACATGGAGGCGATATCCAGGGTGTTATTGATGGTTTAGATTACTTGCAGCAGCTGGGTGTAACAACAGTATGGATGACGCCTGTGCTCGAGAATGATATGCCCGACAGAACAGAGCATGGCTATGCGATTACCAATCATTACAAAGTGGATCCTAGGCATGGCGGTAATCAAGCGTATAAAAAATTAAGTGATGAACTGCATAAGCGCGGCATGAAATTGATTCAGGATGCGGTGTACAATCACGTTGGTGTGGAACATGAGTTTGTTATTGAACAGCCAACAAAAGATTGGTTGAATCAATGGCCTCAGTATACCAATACCAATTATAAGGATCAGGTATTTTTTGATCCCTATGTGGCACCTTCTGAAGCAGCAATCATGGAAAAGGGTTGGTTTACCAAGCAAATGCCTGATCTGAATCACAACAACCCCCTGGTAGCTAATTTCCTGATTCAGCATGCACTTTGGAGTGTGGAAGAATTTGGTGTAGACGGATGGAGAATAGATACCTATATCTATAACAATCTCGCTTTCATGAATCGTTGTAATAAAGCTTTACTCGATGAATATCCTAAGATGACCATGTTTGGTGAAACCTGGGTGCATGGTACAGCCAATCAGGCATATTTTGCAGACAACAATTTTCAAACTGCATTCAAGAGTAATCTTCCGGGTGTAACAGATTTTCAAACGCTCTTCTATGGGATACTGCCTGCTTTGAATCAGCCATTTGGGTGGACAGAAGGGGTGAATAAGCTCTATACTACATTGAGTAATGATTTCCTGTATAAAGATCCTTCTCTGAACTGCATATTCCTGGATAATCACGATTTGAATCGTTTCTTTTCAGAAGTGAAAGAAGATGTAGGTAAGATGAAGATGGGATTAGCCTGGCTGCTGACAAGCAGAGGTATTCCGCAAATGTATTATGGAACAGAAGTGCTGATGAAAGGAGAGAAGAATCCGAATGATGGTTGGGTGAGATTGGATTTCCCGGGCGGCTGGAAGGGCGATCAAAAAAGCGCTTTCTCCGGTACCGGTTTAACTGCTGACGAACTAGCTGTTCAGCAGTATACAGCCAAGTTGGCGAATTTCAGGAAGCAGTCGAGTGCGATCACAACCGGTAAAATGATGCAATATCTGCCCGTTGATGGTCTGTATGTTTACTTCCGGTATGATGCAAAGCAGACTGTAATGTGTGTGATGAATACTGCGGATAAAGAAATGAAAGTAGACTTTGCAAAGTATGCTGAAAGAACCAAAGGATTCAGTAGTGCAAAAGATGTGGTAACAGGAAATACACTTGGTAGCAGTTTTAGTATTCCTGCCAAGCAAATGTGGGTATTGGAACTGAAATAGATGAATACAACCTTACATAGAAAAGCCCCGCAATCGCGGGGCTTTTCTTATTTGTATCGTGATTAGGTTATAAAGAGAACTTCCACATAAATGCGGCACCCTCCTTGCCCCAATCTTTGATCGCTTTCTGCATATCATTACTCATTTTGGCCCAGGTGGTTTTCTTGCCTTTCTGCACGGGGTTTAATTGTGGACTGGTAGGCGTGGTTAATTCCACCTTGGTGGCAAACCATGTAACGGCTAATCTGGGTACAGCCAAACCGAGAATCATACCCGGCAAACCGCCAAAGCTTTCGGGGCCGCTGCTAACCAATATTTGATCTGTGTAGAAAGCAACGATATAAACGGAGTCGCAGATTTTGGTTACAGCTTTTCTACACTCAAAACCAGCAATCTCTCTGGTTTCTTCTGTAATACGCCATTCAAGGTTGCGCGCACTATCCTGTAAAAGATAGGTTTGCTCAAACACATCTCTTTGTATCGATACTTTCTTATTATTCAAGTCCTGCACCAATACATCGGATTCACTAGGCTTGGCATTCCAGAGATATTTATTATCTGTATTCTCTTTTGCCAATTTATACACAGACTTATCGGTAGTAAACTGCAACTCAAATACGTCAGAAACAAATTTGGGTATGGTTTTCTTAAGCTCTTTTATCCACTCGTTGTCGCCTTCAGCATCCAATGCGCGGTGCTGATTGGTTTTTCTTTCATACTCAATTCTGCCACTACCGATAAACCTTGATTGTGCACTACTGATAAGTGCAGTAAAGAGACATAATGAAATGAATAAGTATTTCATAATAAGCTTGATTTAGAATCCTTTTGGCTCAGCACCGTTTTTATTGAAGTTGTAAGTAAGCGAGAGTATGCCGAATCTTCTGATGGATTGTTGAGTGGTTTCAGAAATAAAGTTGCTGCTGATATTACGGTTGATGCCCAGGTTCTGATTCAGGATATCATTGACCCTGAACTGTATCTGCCAGTTCTCTTTTTTATCAATGGATTTTCGAACAGAACCGTTTAATAAAACAACATTACGCTGATTGGCAAATACCGTAGTTCTTTGATACATCTCAATATCAGCTTCGAAATTAACATACCACTTCTTTGGAAGCTTCATCTCTATATTGGCATTGGTATTGTAATTCCAGAATCGGGTAGTATTGTTTGGATTGATTGAAGATTTAGAGAAATTATTGGTTGCACTGAGGTCGAACCAGTAATTTATCCATTTGTCACCCCAATAACCCGATCCAATGCTGAAGCGCATATTTCTACTGTCGTTAATATTCTCCTGTCCGTCTACAATATTGATGAAGCGATTAATTGACGGATTGAAGTTGAAGTTCAGGTTAAATGAAGGAAAGAGTTCAAATCCGTAGCTTGACCACATGTTAAAGTTGTAATTGCCATTTACATTCACCGCCTGATTGATACGTTTACCTGTTGCTTTGTCAATTGTATTCGCATTGGTGATGGCATTGTTTACATAGCTGTAATTTGCGCTGAGGTAAATGTTTTTACTCTTCAATACCTTGTAATCGCTGAAGTATAATTCAAAGTTGTTTCGGAATTCCTGACCCAAATTAGGATTACCAACCGTTAGGTTTAACGGATCAATATTATCAATAATTGGGTTGATCTGCTGCAGACTTGGGTTTCTGGTACTACCGTTATACCTAAAGCCCAGCCTGGTTTGTTTTTTCAACTGGTAATTGAAATTGGCTGATGGTAGAAAGTTGGTGAAATTGGCTGAGCGATTTCTTGCCTTTCGCAAGTCTTCAATATTGAACTGTACATTACCAACACCTGTTCCTACGGAGAAATTAATTTTCTTGTAGTTGTATCGGATATTGAAGCCACCTATATGTCCGTAATTGTTGAATACAAAGTGATTACTGAGTGAATCAACCATAGTCTCATACTTACCTGCACCATTCACACCGCCTTCCAATGTATTTCTTTCTGCGTTGTTCCGGTTGTTCTCAAAGCGGTAGTTTAATTCCAGTGTAGTTGTTTTTGAAAGTGGTTCAGTATAAGACACTTTAGTACTCAAGCCAGAGATGTTTTCATCATTGGTCTTTTTCTGATCAATTCTTGTTGTGGTTGTGGCGCCCGTAAAGAAGGTATTGGTGGCAAACAGAAAACCATCACCAGTTCTCCTGGTACTGTTCACATCAGCTGTAATTGAAATAGTTCTGCCTTTTTTCTTGAAGCGTTTCCGCCAGAAAATATTGGCAATCAGGTTTTGCTCATCCGACTCGTTGATGGTCTGTCTAGATGTTTCATTTAATTTAAAGCCCTTGCTATCCAATGAAGCACCTTGGAATATACTATTGCTTCTATTATTAATGATAGAGCCTGTACCAATAATCTTAAGGTTACTGGTAGAGTCAATCTGCCACTCATAAGTGCTTCTTAAGCGGTTTCTTCTTCTAAGGTTATCAAACTTCTGGTCACTATTGTTGACAAAGAAACTACCATCAGGTAAGAGAGTTTGTGTTGTACTGGTATTCTCACCAGTTACACGCAAATCGTTGAATTGGTAAGTGTTTACACTGTTGTGTTTGTCTTGATTCCATTTATTACTGAAATGCAGACCTCCAGTAGTAGAGTTTGGTAAACCACGGCCCCAGCTGAATTCATCTCCGTTAGACCATATACTAACGCCACCATCATCAGAAATCTGGGTTTGAGTATTCAAATCCTCGCCATAGTTACGTCGCTCATTCCAGTTGAGCGTTTCATAGCGCGTATTGTCTGTTGTTATATAGGCGGCAGCTTTTTTCTTTCCTTTAAATGAATTCAGCATGCCTTTTCCATATCGGTATTTACCAAAATCACTGCCGGCTTCCAATTTGCCGAAATAGCCTTTCTTCTTGTCTTCTTTCAATACAAGGTTTAATGTTTTGGTCTTCTGACCATCATCAATACCTGTAAATACGGCTTGGTCACTTTTCTTATCAAAGGATTGCACTTTCTCCACTGCATCAGCCCTAAGATTTTGTGTTACAACTGCTGGGTCATCACTGAAGAACTCTTCACCATCTACCAGCACTTTTTCAACCTTTTGTCCCTGCGCAGTGATTTCTCCCTTACCATTTACGGATATGCCCGGTAGTTTGCGTAATAACTCCTGCACATTGGCATTCGCGCTTACTCGAAAACTATCTGCACGATACTCAGTAGTATCGCCGCGCATTCTAATGGCAGATATTTTCTGTTTTACGATTACTTCTTCAAGTAGCTTGGCTTTTGTAATCAGCGGAATATTACCTAAGTCTTTGGTTGCATTTGCATCAACTGTAAGCTGATCCAGATAATCAGCGTAGTTGGGGTAGCTGACCAGTATCAATAGTTTCCCTGATGGTATACCACTGATTTGGAATCTTCCTTGCTGATCGGTTCGCACATATTTGATGAGCACGGAATCTTTTGGTCTTAATAGCGACACAACTGCATTGTGCAGTTGTTGTTTGTTGAGTGTATCGGCTACAGTGCCTTTTAACACAGTTTCCTGTGCGCTAGCTGTCAGCACGACGCCGAGCAGCCATAATAATGCAGCAGTTTTTCGCATAAGCAGGTTTAACTAAATAATTAGTTTAGTGCAAAATGCACAAATAATCTTTAGATTACATACCGTTAATCAGATTTAACAAAAAACTGTAGGTATATTTCTAACAGGTTTTGCCAAACATGGCCATACGGGTTTCAACACAAAGAGTACGAATCATGAAAAAAGTTGCAGAGAAAGCACCAAAAAAATTTGAAGAGCTGCATTTTGTAGATACACAACAGCCTGTTTGGAACTATTCCTTATTTACGGAAGCGGATATTCGCAATTTTCAGCAGGGTACACATTATCGACTTTATGAATTATTTGGTAACAAACAAATAACGGTGTTGGATACAGCAGGTACTTACTTCGCTGTTTGGGCACCCAATGCAACAGCAGTATCCGTCATTGGTAATTTCAACAATTGGACACCTGATCTGCATCCGTTGAAAGTACGCCTAGACAGTTCAGGTATTTGGGAAGGTTTTATTCCAAACATTGGGAGAGGAGAGTCGTATAAGTACCATATACATGGATATAAGGGTATTAAGCTGGATAAAGGCGATCCATTTGCACATTTTTGGGAAAAGCGTCCTTTAACAGCCTCTATTACCTGGGATACATTTTATGCATGGAAGGATGAAGACTGGATGAAGACCAGGAAAAAGCACAATGCTTTGAATGCGCCTTACTCTGTGTATGAAGTGCATTTGGCTTCCTGGATGCGCCCCAATAAGCATGATGAAGAA is drawn from Chitinophagales bacterium and contains these coding sequences:
- a CDS encoding glycogen synthase; amino-acid sequence: MEIVHISAEAYPMAKAGGLGDVVGALPKYQTKAGHVAKVVMPMYRTKFLYDNQWDVDFKGKAWLGDWQFDFTIIKLSSKDLGYDLFLVDINGLLDRQKVYGYDDDAERFTAFQIAVLQWMVQWQHVPDIVHCHDHHTGLIPFMMKHCYAYRNKLSNVPSVLTIHNAQYQGWMGWDKSKYIPEWDSWRWGDLDWANSINPLASAIKCAWRVTTVSQSYMDELRYNSNGLEALFEYEKGKCSGILNGIDYDVWNPADDKYLTTHYDTNSIQKGKQANKEQLCERFRLDASKPLFVFIGRLVGEKAAEILPDTIATAIHQSAGAGQFLVLGSGDPTVERQLNDLKFDSFVAQHYNCYIGYDEALSHVMYAGADFLLMPSRVEPCGLNQMYALRYGTVPMVRSTGGLQDTVVDMGDWEGFGIRFTHATTSDLLHAIGRALEVYGDKEQMDRMRQYMMQIDHSWESSVNAYLQLYQSLKA
- a CDS encoding glucose-1-phosphate adenylyltransferase — translated: MQNISSQVLAVILGGGAGTRLYPLTASRSKPAVPIAGKYRLVDIPISNCINSNINRMFVLTQFNSASLNKHIKNTYQFSVFSSGFVDILAAEQTPDNPGWFQGTADAVRQSLRHISNLDFEYVLILSGDQLYQMDFTDMLAAHKEKGADISIATIPVGDRDAPEFGIMKTDEANNITAFVEKPKKEVLGEWVSDTGAEMKAQGRHYLASMGIYIFNKQVLKNLLLEVHPNATDFGKEIIPNSIESGRVVSFQYDGYWTDIGNIYSFYEANLALTDEIPPFNLFDNNKLVYSRARMLPPAKISGTTLERTVIADGCIIHASRLENCVVGIRSRIGHGTTVVSTYIMGNDYYETIEQMAENVSKGKPKIGIGERCYIKDAILDKNCRIGNDVRINGGKHLENTDHALYAIKDGIVVVKKGAVLPDGFVI
- a CDS encoding SLC45 family MFS transporter — its product is MALGQAPNNTSSANKPLLSFWQIWNISFGFLGVQIGYSLQNANTSRILSALDADPHHLSLFWLAAPLAGLIVQPIVGLSSDKTWTKLGRRIPFILGGAIVSAGAMFFMPNSEHFAALLAPLIFGATMLLLMDTSFNVTMQPFRALVSDMVPDSQRNKGYSIQSFLINAGAVVGSLLPFILTSIGVANEPAEGQKVAPTVIWSFYFGGAVLLLSVLWTSFRTKEYPPEEYAKYNNISTEQEEKKSFMQLLANIPTAMWQLAVTQFFSWFSLFLMWVYTTQGIAQHIWGVTDPKSKEFNEAGNWTGVIFAAYSVFAALYSLVLTPLADKFGRKNTYAVSLLAGGLGLISMVFIEDKNLHFLAMVGVGVAWAAILAMPYAILSSSLPAKQTGVYMGIFNITITVPQIAAGLLGGVALSLLNEQAINVIGLSGVSMLLAGIFAKLVIKSE
- a CDS encoding glycoside hydrolase family 13 protein, with the protein product MLGKRAGIILLACLLTGGLYAQISVYPTNWWVGMKWNKVQLLIKGSSKDFAASKFSVNYPGVQLNKVYQLDNPLYIAADITISPAAKPGIVNLEFAGKQGKQTVSWELKPRRAGKGTAFAQGVQQKDFVYLIMPDRFRNGDYSNDRIAGLRDQTLNRDSVYHRHGGDIQGVIDGLDYLQQLGVTTVWMTPVLENDMPDRTEHGYAITNHYKVDPRHGGNQAYKKLSDELHKRGMKLIQDAVYNHVGVEHEFVIEQPTKDWLNQWPQYTNTNYKDQVFFDPYVAPSEAAIMEKGWFTKQMPDLNHNNPLVANFLIQHALWSVEEFGVDGWRIDTYIYNNLAFMNRCNKALLDEYPKMTMFGETWVHGTANQAYFADNNFQTAFKSNLPGVTDFQTLFYGILPALNQPFGWTEGVNKLYTTLSNDFLYKDPSLNCIFLDNHDLNRFFSEVKEDVGKMKMGLAWLLTSRGIPQMYYGTEVLMKGEKNPNDGWVRLDFPGGWKGDQKSAFSGTGLTADELAVQQYTAKLANFRKQSSAITTGKMMQYLPVDGLYVYFRYDAKQTVMCVMNTADKEMKVDFAKYAERTKGFSSAKDVVTGNTLGSSFSIPAKQMWVLELK
- a CDS encoding GLPGLI family protein; amino-acid sequence: MKYLFISLCLFTALISSAQSRFIGSGRIEYERKTNQHRALDAEGDNEWIKELKKTIPKFVSDVFELQFTTDKSVYKLAKENTDNKYLWNAKPSESDVLVQDLNNKKVSIQRDVFEQTYLLQDSARNLEWRITEETREIAGFECRKAVTKICDSVYIVAFYTDQILVSSGPESFGGLPGMILGLAVPRLAVTWFATKVELTTPTSPQLNPVQKGKKTTWAKMSNDMQKAIKDWGKEGAAFMWKFSL
- a CDS encoding TonB-dependent receptor family protein; the protein is MRKTAALLWLLGVVLTASAQETVLKGTVADTLNKQQLHNAVVSLLRPKDSVLIKYVRTDQQGRFQISGIPSGKLLILVSYPNYADYLDQLTVDANATKDLGNIPLITKAKLLEEVIVKQKISAIRMRGDTTEYRADSFRVSANANVQELLRKLPGISVNGKGEITAQGQKVEKVLVDGEEFFSDDPAVVTQNLRADAVEKVQSFDKKSDQAVFTGIDDGQKTKTLNLVLKEDKKKGYFGKLEAGSDFGKYRYGKGMLNSFKGKKKAAAYITTDNTRYETLNWNERRNYGEDLNTQTQISDDGGVSIWSNGDEFSWGRGLPNSTTGGLHFSNKWNQDKHNSVNTYQFNDLRVTGENTSTTQTLLPDGSFFVNNSDQKFDNLRRRNRLRSTYEWQIDSTSNLKIIGTGSIINNRSNSIFQGASLDSKGFKLNETSRQTINESDEQNLIANIFWRKRFKKKGRTISITADVNSTRRTGDGFLFATNTFFTGATTTTRIDQKKTNDENISGLSTKVSYTEPLSKTTTLELNYRFENNRNNAERNTLEGGVNGAGKYETMVDSLSNHFVFNNYGHIGGFNIRYNYKKINFSVGTGVGNVQFNIEDLRKARNRSANFTNFLPSANFNYQLKKQTRLGFRYNGSTRNPSLQQINPIIDNIDPLNLTVGNPNLGQEFRNNFELYFSDYKVLKSKNIYLSANYSYVNNAITNANTIDKATGKRINQAVNVNGNYNFNMWSSYGFELFPSFNLNFNFNPSINRFINIVDGQENINDSRNMRFSIGSGYWGDKWINYWFDLSATNNFSKSSINPNNTTRFWNYNTNANIEMKLPKKWYVNFEADIEMYQRTTVFANQRNVVLLNGSVRKSIDKKENWQIQFRVNDILNQNLGINRNISSNFISETTQQSIRRFGILSLTYNFNKNGAEPKGF